Proteins found in one Triticum aestivum cultivar Chinese Spring chromosome 4D, IWGSC CS RefSeq v2.1, whole genome shotgun sequence genomic segment:
- the LOC123099202 gene encoding DEAD-box ATP-dependent RNA helicase 50 — translation MDVAGAQARALPLLLGRPAVSLRCSVSFSCGGARRSWVSSATADGEDGGPGYERVAMDTPGAYRLVDRSTGKSVIVWGGVDDGGEPGVPSPAVLSRVTADRSASKGAANGGTTAGVGSFGRLKAQKVQALARRSAAQLKREGTSGRTSIARRNEPSSADSDEEGSNYGRRKFVSDPARRAKPNGDSRDERSRAVRSLNSVLRQYKGDDDSDFSDEEPASGPKVWGKVADATSYRREDRKQKVPLDSGFFSRRSFKEIGCGDEILGALRTFGFPQPSHIQAMAYGPVLEGRSCIIADQSGSGKTLAYLCPIVQNLRKEEAMGIHKPSPRNPRVIILTPTAELSSQVLQNCRSISKSGVPFRSMVATGGFRQKTQLESLDQELDVLIATPGRFLYLLQEGFVQLNNLRCAVFDEVDILFSEEGFEQVLHQLITVAPVTTQYLFVTATLPLDIYNKVVETFPDCEVLMGPSVHRTSARLEEILVDCSGNDNDEKNPETAFSNKRTALLKIIEESPVRKTIVFCNKIETCRKVENVLTRLDRKATQIKVLPFHAALDQAKRIANMKEFLKKQTTDSMFLVCTDRASRGIDFTNVNHVVLFDYPRDPSEYVRRVGRTARGASGDGKAFVFAVGKQVSLARRVMERNLKGHPLHDVPCF, via the exons ATGGACGTGGCGGGGGCACAGGCGCGCGCGCTGCCGCTCCTCCTCGGCCGCCCGGCCGTCTCCCTCCGGTGCTCCGTCTCGTTCTcctgcggcggcgcgcggcggagcTGGGTGTCCTCCGCCACGGCGGATGGGGAGGACGGCGGCCCCGGGTACGAGCGGGTGGCCATGGACACCCCCGGCGCGTACCGGCTCGTGGACCGGAGCACCGGGAAGAGCGTCATCGTGTGGGGCGGCGTCGACGACGGCGGAGAGCCCGGCGTGCCGTCCCCGGCGGTCCTCTCCAGGGTCACCGCCGACCGCTCCGCCTCCAAAG GTGCAGCAAATGGGGGGACTACTGCAGGTGTCGGGAGCTTCGGAAGACTGAAGGCGCAGAAAGTGCAAGCTTTAGCTAGGAGATCAGCAGCCCAGCTCAAGAGGGAGGGCACTTCTGGCCGCACAAGCATCGCCCGGCGTAACGAGCCATCTtctgctgattctgatgaagaggGAAGCAATTATGGAAGAAGGAAGTTTGTCTCGGACCCAGCGCGCCGCGCAAAGCCGAATGGTGACTCTAGGGATGAGAGGAGCAGGGCCGTGCGTTCTCTGAATTCTGTCCTGAGGCAATACAAAGGCGACGATGATTCAGATTTTTCTGATGAAGAGCCTGCTTCTGGCCCCAAAGTTTGGGGTAAAGTTGCCGATGCTACGTCTTATAGAAGAGAGGATCGGAAGCAGAAGGTCCCTTTGGACAGTGGATTTTTCAGTCGCAGATCTTTTAAGGAGATTGGCTGCGGCGATGAGATTCTTGGTGCATTGAGAACCTTTGGGTTTCCTCAACCATCACACATTCAg GCAATGGCATATGGACCTGTCTTGGAGGGGAGGAGTTGCATTATTGCTGATCAAAGTGGGTCTGGCAAGACATTAGCATATCTTTGCCCTATAGTTCAAAATTTAAGGAAGGAAGAAGCTATGGGGATCCACAAACCATCTCCCAGGAACCCACGAGTCATAATATTGACACCTACTGCTGAACTTTCTTCTCAG GTCCTTCAGAATTGCCGTTCAATATCGAAATCTGGGGTTCCCTTTAGGTCTATGGTTGCGACCGGTGGATTTCGACAGAAGACGCAGCTGGAAAGCCTTGATCAAGAGCTAGATGTACTTATAGCAACACCTGGCCGGTTCCTGTATCTGCTTCAGGAAGGCTTTGTGCAGCTAAATAACCTCAGATG TGCCGTGTTCGATGAAGTGGATATTTTATTTAGTGAAGAAGGCTTTGAACAAGTGCTTCATCAGTTGATTACTGTCGCACCAGTGACCACACAATATCTTTTTGTCACTGCAACTCTTCCTCTTGATATATATAACAAGGTTGTTGAAACATTTCCTGACTGTGAGGTGCTCATGGGACCTAGTGTCCACCGGACAAGCGCCCGTCTTGAAGAG ATTCTTGTGGACTGCAGTGGAAATGACAATGATGAAAAGAATCCTGAAACAGCCTTTTCCAACAAGAGAACAGCACTTCTAAAGATTATTGAGGAATCTCCAGTTCGTAAAACAATCGTTTTCTGCAATAAG ATTGAGACATGTAGAAAGGTAGAGAATGTGCTGACACGGCTGGACAGGAAAGCGACACAGATCAAGGTCCTACCGTTCCATGCTGCATTGGACCAGGCGAAACGCATCGCAAACATGAAGGAGTTCCTGAAGAAACAGACTACAGACTCGATGTTCCTCGTGTGCACAGACAG AGCTTCACGAGGGATCGACTTCACGAACGTGAACCACGTGGTGCTCTTCGACTACCCCCGCGACCCGAGCGAGTACGTGCGCAGGGTTGGCAGGACAGCCCGTGGCGCATCAGGCGACGGCAAGGCTTTCGTGTTTGCGGTGGGCAAGCAGGTGTCCCTGGCCAGGAGGGTGATGGAGAGGAACCTCAAGGGGCACCCGCTACACGATGTCCCGTGCTTCTAG